The window ATACATACCTGTGGAGGCATTTTGACTGCTACTAGTATTCTAACATGCTGTGAGCTGAAGAGTGTAGCCGAATCAGGATGAACTACAGTGCTGTAGTAGTCTGGACGACCTAACCACTCAGCAATAATCCTGTTAGTTTTGTATATGCCGACATGCACGCTGTACCTGACCTAAACACATACACTCATTCACCCTGGCCTGGTGATCAGACATTAGCATTGCATATCAGGGTTTAATCCCAGAGGACATAAACCCTGGTAATCCCTGTTTAGCTGTGCTGAATAATACTGAGAAGAATAGAGGCCCAACCAGGACATTTTGCCTAATCTACATTCCCTGATGTTGGGGCAAACTGTACAATACAGTATCTAAAACAACTGTGGGTGAATGAATCCCTATAAATGATTCCACCACTTTGATATCTACTATTAGTTCGTATGATGAGCTGAGACTCTCTGGTTGTTGGGTTCGTGCTGAGACACCCTCCAGTTGTTGGGTTTGTACTGAGACATTCTCCAGTTGTTGGGTTTGTACTGATACACTCTCCAGTTGTTGAGTTTGCACTGAGACACTCTCCAGTTGTTGAGTTTGCACTGAGACAATCTCCAGTTGTTGGGTTTGTACTGAGACACTCTCCAGTTGTTGGGTTTGTACTGAGACACCTTCCAGTTGTTGAGTTTGTACTGAGACACTCTCCAGTTGTTGGGTTTGTACTGAGACACTTCCAGTTGTTGGGTTTGTACTGAGACACTCTCCAGTTGTTGGGTTTGTACTGAGACACTCTCCAGTTGTTGGGTTTATACTGAGACACTCTACAGGTGTTGGGTTGGTGCTTAGACACTCTCCAGTTGTTGGGTTTGTGCTGAGATCATCTGTGGTTGTTGGGTTCTGTGTTGCAGCCACTCAGCTAAAGCCAGACGAAGGAACTCCAGATCTCCCAGCAGGCCTAGTGAGACTCAGAATGGAAACAGATGGAACACTGCATGATGTCATGGAGCACGATATCCAGAAGGTACGTTCACTCACATCACTTTTCATCCTCTCGCTCTCTgatctttttctcctctcttgtTTGCTTaatctctccatcactctcctggtGATAACACTCACTCTATTTTCATCTGTGTCTCTCTAAAGCCCTCTCTCCTTTGAGACATCCTTTtcgctcttcctctctgtcctcctccagaTTAACCCATCTGAGTTGGACCTGTGTGAGGACTTGAGTGACCTGCAGAGTGTGAATGAATGTAGTGTGCTCTACACGTTAACCAGTCGAGCTAAAGCCAGCCTGCCCCTCACACACGCCGGACCCAACCTGCTCAACTTCTGGCCTCCACTGAATCAACAGGGCAAGGTAAGCACACACAGGACAGTGTTTGGACCTGGATTGCTCTGGAACACAGGTGTTGTGTTCATGTCATTCCACTGGAGCCAGGTGATAAGGGAGTGTTGATCCCTCTGTAGCGCACGGCACTCGTGGTTTGATTCCCACGTGGGCCAGTATGAAAACACATGAAGATGTGCTCACCGCCGTGTGTCGCtgtggataagagcatctgctaaatgatgtGAATGTTCATGTGTCCTGTCCCCAGACCCCACTCTCTCGTCGTGGGGACAGCGTCTGGGACGCCCCACCCGCCCTGGCTGCTCTGGTCCGGCGTGTTTATATCTCCATGGTGGGGACGCGCAGGGACCAGAGTGTATGTGCTGTGGGACGAAGCGGCACGGGCAAGACCACGTCCTGCCAAGCTTTCACACATACACTCCTCAAACAGGCTGGCACCGCCGGAGACAGTGTCAGTGGTGagaacctctgtgtgtgtgtgtgtgtgtgtgtgtgttgcgggTGTGTACATGTTCTTCTGTGATAATTAGGAATTGAAGAGTAGGTACATAATTGtaattgtgtgtgggtgtatgtgtatgtccAGTGGAGCGTATCCAAGCAGTGTTTACGATCCTGAGGTCCtttgggtgtgtgagctctcaTCACAGTGATGCCTCGTCTCGCTTTGCCATGGTTTTCTCTCTGGACTTCAACCACGCTGGACTGGTCTGTGCTGGTCAcctacaggtacacacacacacgcaaaaagTGTTACCAGTCATGGAAGTGTATTCCTTTATGCTGGTATGTGCAATATCATTCAGTCCTTACCGTCTTCTCATCCTTCTCCacctttctcctcttctctgtcttctttTCTTATTCACTCttcttctcatccctctccaCTTTTCTTCTCCCTCATTCTTCTTCTCATCCCTGTTCACTTCATCTCATCCTCTCCAATTTTCTTCTCCCTCATTCTTCTTCTCATCCCTGTTCACTTCATCTCATCCTATCTCCTCATCCATCTTCTCATTCCTCTGTCCTCCCATCATCCCTCTCAGTTTCCCTCTTTCCTTACATTATCCCTCTCAGTTTCCCTGTTTCCTTACATTATCCCCCTCAGTTTCCCTCTTTCCTTACATTATCCCCCTCAGTTTCCCTCTTTCCTTACATTATCCCTCTCAGTTTCCCTCTTTCCTTACATTATCCCTCTCAGTTTCCCTCTTTCCTTACATTATCCCTATCATCACACAAAATCCTTCTTTCCTCTTTTCCAGACTATGATGTTAGAGAAGTGGAGGGTATGTCagaagatggaaggagagagcaatttcCTGATCTTTTCCCAGATGTTGGCTGGACTCAGTACAGAGATGAAGTACACACAAACTCAAAAAAGCACACACCGAATGGTTGATGGACAGAATGTTTGATGGACAGAATCCTTCAGTTGTTTTGACTTTGAACAAGACAATTGAGGCAGCACTTTCTCAGCTCCTAATTTTAAAggatatacactgaacaaaattataaaggcaacacttttgtttttgccctcatttatcatgagcttaactcaaagatctaagactttctctatttACATacaaggcctatttctctcaaatattgttcacaaatctgtcttcttctttgctgagataatccatccacctcacaggtgtgccATATCAAGATATGGCAcacatgattattgcacagatgtgacttaggctggccacaataaaagggcactctaaaatgtgcagtttcactgtattgggagGGTCCGGGAACCAGTCAgaatctggtgtgaccaccatttgcctcacgcagtgcaacacatctccctcacatagagttgatcaggttgttgattgtggcctgtggaatgttggtccactcctcttcaatggctgtgtgaagttgctggatattggcaggacctggaacacgctgttgtatacgccgatccagagaatcccaaacatgctcaataggtgacatgtccggtgagtatgctggccatgcaagaactgggatgttttcagcttccaggaattgtgtacagatccttgcaacatggggctgtgcattatcatgctgcaacatgaggtgatgatcgtggatgaatggcacaacaatgggcctcaagatctcgtcacggtatctctgtacattcaaaatgccatcaataaaatgcacctgtgttcgttgtccataacacacgcctgcccataccataaccccaccgccaccacgggccactcgatccacaacgttgacatcagcaaaccgctcacccacacaacgccctactgtctgccatctgccctgtacagtgaaaaccgggattcaccgttgaagagaacacctctccaaagggccagacgccatcgaatgtgagcatttgcccacacAAGTTGGTTACgatgacgaactgcagtcaggtcgagaccccgatgaggatgacgagcatgcagatgagcttccctgagacggtttctgacagtttgagcagaaattctttggttatacaaaccgattgttgcagcagctttccaggtggctggtctcagacgatcttggaggtgaagatgctggatgaggaggtcctgggctggtgtggttacacgtggtctgcggttgtgaggccaggtggatgtactgccaaattctctgaaacgcctttggagacgacTTTTGGTagagaaataaacattcaattcacgAACAACAGCTCtagtggacattcctgcagtcagcataaCAATTGCATGCTCTCTCAAAACCtacaacatctgtggcattgtgttgtgtgatggaactgcacattttagaatggccttttattgtggccagcctaaggcacacctgtgcaataatcatactgtctaatcagcatcttgatatgtcacatctgtgaggtgaatggattatcttagatctttgagttcagctcatgatgaatgGGGCAAAagcaaaagtgttgtgtttataattttgttcagtgtagttaaaGAAGTACATTTTTAGTTGGACTTTTTATCCAGTTGATGACTGATGAAAGTAGTGTAGTCTCAATGACATGACCTTCTGTCTTCTCTTGGTAGGACGGAGCTGCAGATGAATCAATTACCAGAGGCCAACTCCTTTGGAATAGTTGCACCCACCAAGGTAACCAGGATGTGTTGCAAACTTTCAGTTCAGTTTTTTGTCATAATACTTTACCTCAGATAATAAAGAACGCCTtgcctttttctctctgtccttctatGTATCAGGTGGAAGAAAAACAGCGTGCATCTGTGGCCTTCACCAAGCTGCTGGTTGCCATGGAAACGCTGGGCATCTCAGCCAATGAGCAGCGAGCAATATGGCATGTTCTGGCAGGAATATTCCACCTGGGAGCAGCGGGATCATGTAAAGGTATGGCCtatacctctctgtctctttctccataTCATAGCCCACATGATATTTCATAGCGCCAAACAATTACAAGAACCTGTGAATGACAATGGCAAGATGTTCTATTTTTGTAGTCCACTTTCTTCTTTTTTGCTTCTGCCCCATCTCCTTTTGCTCCCCCTCttcctttccctccatctctccccttcCCCACCTTCTCACCACAGTGGGGCGTAGGGCATTTGTGAGTTTCGACAGAGCCCAGGTGGCCAGCAGTGTGTTGGGTTGTGACGGGGAAGAGCTCCAAACAGCCGTGTTCAAGCATCACCTCAGACAACTGCTGCAGAAGGCCACCGGGGGTGCCAGAGAGAGACATGCTGCCACTGATGTAGAAGAGGGTATGaacaacgggggggggggggggggggggttctttgAGGAGggtatgtgttttattgttggGCACAGGGAAGTGTTAAGCTATTTGCACCAGTCCACGTTCATAATTTTGCAGGCTTTACTTCAGCATTTGTTCCGTTAATGCCTACATTTTCTATGCACACGGGTAAATATAGTGAACTAATCACCAGTCACAAAAGCTCTTAAAAACACTGAATGTGTGTTTGCGAGCGATGGACATCCATGACAGGTCTTCTGTTCTATTTTTATACTGGAGCAGAGAGCAGAGCTGTGTATGTTGTAGAATGTCATCGCCAGGTCAACTGTAACTAAAAGCAAAGGAAAACCTGCCAACAACCTGCTAACTTGACTGTAGATCTGGGCACCTGATTGGCACAGGAAGATAGGCAAATGGTCTGTTACTCATGAGATGAACATCAGAGGTAGGATTCACATAGGCTTCATGGAGGCCTAGACTATGTAAGAAATCTATGGTGCTCATTAGATTTGGTTTTTACCATTGGGATATTATCTAAAGACTAAACAAGTCTTCAGTATGTGTCGTGTTGAGAAAAGTTGTAAAGTTCAGTCACAGATATTTTTGAATAGCTCATGCACATAAGTTTTTGACATAAGTGTCAAATTAGCAGTCCGTATTTTACTTTGATGTGCCTCCTTTAGTGTCTTATCATGTTATGGCCACAGAACCTTCTAGTAGTTCCAGAAAATCAGGAAAGAtatatgtgttgtgttatttttcaGATCCAAATAACAGCTTGACCTAGAACCTAAGCTTTATATTGCTTACttcatttatcattttaaatgtgtcatgTTTTATGTGTGGCATAAAAACAACTCATCATTCTGTATTCATCTGCCCACTCCACTGAGGCTGTAGCCATCCAGGTTTGCATTGCTTATTGACTGTGTGGTGGATTGGCACGGAAAAGGTGTTATTTACACAGTTTTTTGTCATTATAAATCCAGCATGAAAACATTGCACCAGTTTTCCCCAGCTTCTTATTATCTGCAGGTGCGTCTGATTGTAGTGTAatgagacaggcagggagagtgAACTCAACCCTGGTGGTCAGGGAACTCTAAACCTTCTGGCTGTAGTCCTGAGTGTGAcagatatgcacacacacacacacacacactctcttcctCACCATGTGTGTGTACCCCCAATCTCTttatctctttgtctctctctttctctgtcactctgtctgtgtctctctgtctctgtctctctccaggaCCTCGGCTGACTGCCACACAGTGTGTAGATGGCATGGCTTCTGGACTGTATGAGGAACTCTTCACGGCTGTAGTTTCACTTATAAACAGGTGCACACACTTTCTGATCTAACCTTTAATTTGTATCTGCTCAAGGCTAGATGAGCAGACCCTGTGTATGTAGAGCCCCCTCAGGCAGTCCAATGTATAGACCTGAGTATGTAATAGAGGTGAGGTTTTAGGCCTGAAGCCTGGGTGTTTCCTGCTGTTCCTCCCCAGGgccctgagctcccagcagCTGACGCTCGCCTCAGTGATGGTGGTGGACACTCCAGGCTTCCGCAACCCCAGGcacagtggagaggagagggctgCAACCTGGTCTGAACTCTGTCACAACTACTTACAGGAGAGACTACTGGACcacttctacacacacaccttcacacacactctggaCAGATACACACAGGTACAGAAACAAACTCACACAGTTGTGTAATTCCGTGCTGGATCGCCATTTTGCCTTGGTGATGGGGTGTGTCCTGAACTGTTGTTCCAGGAGAGGGTTCCAGTGGACTTTGAACCCCCGGAAAGTAGCCCTGCTGAGGTGGTGTCCGCCATAGACAAGCCTGCTCTACAGGTAACACAGCCCTCGGATGTATGCACAAACGTTTCCACAATCAATAACCAACAGTCTAAGCTATATTTACGTTTCCGGAATGTCACCCTGCAATCTGGGCACTGATTGGCCTCAATGGAggaatattgtgtgtgtgtgtgtgtgtgataggtgAGAGGGGCGGAGGGAGACCCTAGAGGACTGCTGTGGGTTCTGGATGAAGAGATGGTGACTCCGGGTTCAACAGAACACGTTGTCCTGGAGAGAGTCTGCCAGTATTACGGTTCAACTGGTGAGAccggatgggggagagaggagtgaagaggaggatggaggggagggagggagggagggagggagagagatggagggagggagaggggaaactAGAGACGGTGGTAATTTGTATTCAATGTTGTTTCTCGTCAGTGCGTCAGTGTGAGCAGCCCCTGCAGTGTGAGGTGAGCCACCTGATGGGTTCTGATCCAGTCAGGTATGACTTGACTGGTTGGTTCAGCCTGGTCCAGAACAACCCCTCTGCTCTCAACGCCATATCACTGCTGCAGAACTCCTCTGTGTACGTGTGGCTGTTGTTTAAAATATTCCCATTTGTGTTTATtgaaatgaattaaatgttGGCTTTCAACCTTCTCTTAtttacctctctctttctctctcactctgtttttctctctctccttccctccctttcCAGAGGGGCAGTGAAGGCACTGTTTGGCCCCCGTGCGTCTGTGCCCCCTCTTTGTCGGGGTTtaggaggagtagagggaggcagccagcgctcccTGCAGAGGAGTGGCATCGTCAGAAAGACCTTCAGCGGGGGAATGGCCGCCATACGCCGACACTCCCACTGTATATCAGTCAAACTGCAGGCCGTAAGTATCCTAATATACAATCCCACTGTGTATCAGTCAAACTACTAGATGTAAGTATCCtactatatacactcacactcTCTATCAGCCAAACTTCAGACCGTAAGTATTCTAATATACACACCCACTGTGTATTAGTCAAACTACAAGACGTAAGTATCCTAATATACACTCCCACTGTGTATCAGTCAAACTACAGGCCGTAAGTATCCTAGCATACATGCCCACTGTCTCTCAGTCAAACTACAAGCCGTAAGTATCCTAATATACACTCCTACTGTGTATCAGTCAAACTACAGGCCATAAGAATCCTAATATACACTCCCACGGTGTATCAGATAAACTACAGACCGTAAGTATCCTAGCATACATGCCCACTGTCTCTCAGTCAAACTACAAGACGTAAGTATCCTAATATACACTCCCACTGTGTATCAGTCAAACTACAGGCCGTAAGTATCCTAGCATACATGCCCACTGTCTCTCAGTCAAACTACAAGCCGTAAGTATCCTAATATACACTCCTACTGTGTATCAGTCAAACTACAGGCCATAAGAATCCTAATATCCACTCCCACGGTTTATCAGATAAACTACAGACTGGAAGTATCCTAATATACACTCCCACTGTGTATCAGTCAAACTACAAGCAGTAACTAACCTAATATACACTCCCACTGTCTGTCAATCAAACTACAGGCCATAAGTTTCCTAATATACACACCCCTCACCTCTCCACCCAGGACGCTCTGATGAATGTGATTCGTCGAGCCAAGCCGGTCTTCCTGCAGTGTGTGGGTGCTAAGACGGAGAGCAGTGGCGGCGGCTTTGACATTCCTGCCCTCAGGGTCCAGCTGCACTCTACACACATCCTCCCAGCCCTGCAGCTCTACCGCACAGGTTAGCCTCACTCAGCCATTATCCCCCACATACATGTGCAGGTTAGCCTCACCCAGCCATTATCCCCCACATACATGTGCAGGTTTGCAGAGCGCTAGTCATTATCCCCCACATACATGTGCAGATTTGCAGAGCGCTAGCCATTCTGCGCACATTGTCACGTTGATGGAGCACAGTTGGTGCTGACAAACAGCTGTTCCTGATGGATGCCAATCTAACCCACCATACTGCGTGTCctgccacctctctctctcctttgtctctctctgtctctctttctttgtctgtctctgtctctcaggttTTCCAGAACACATGCCTTTAAGTGACTTCAGGTGTCGTTTCCAGGCTCTCTCTCCTCTGGTCATGAAGCGCTACGGTTCAGTCTTCAGCACCCCAGATGAGAGGAAGGCAGTGGAGGAGCTGCTGGTAGAACTGGATCTGGACAAGAAAAGTATCTTTCTGGGAGCCAGCAGGGTGAGAGACATCAAGTGAAGGATTCATTTCTGACAATGGTCCCTCTGGGATTCCACAAGAATGAGTTACAGTACCTCACATTTcgactctccctgtctccccttgcctctctctgtttctcccaccTCCCTTTTTGAATTGCTCTCTCGGTTATGTCTCTTCATTCTCCTACGTCCCTAGATGTTTACAAAGCGAGGTGTGCTGAAGTACCTggagcaggagagagacaaGCTGGTCAGTGGTTGGCTGGTTCAGCTACAGGCATCCTGTATGGGACACCTGGCTAGACAGCAATACCGCAAAATGAAGGTGAGTCTGACCCATGACCTCTCACCCTGTCCCTTGACCCAGGACAATATGTAACAACTGTCAGTGAGTTGTAGTGTGTTAGGTTATGTAGATCAGGTGTAATACTGAGGTGCGTCTCCATGTCCCCCGTACAGGTGCAGCAGATGGCTGTACGGTGTATCCAGAATAACATCCGTGCTCTCAGGGGTGTGGCCAAGTGGAGCTGGTGGAAACTGTTGTGTAGATTACGCCCTCTACTGGATGTTAACATGGATGACCAGAGACTCAGAGCCAAGGAGGTAGGAATCAGTTTGGACGCTACTGAGCTATTCGGAGGTCACGGATTGATTCAGTGACGATTCAGTGATTCCGGGACGACTCAGTGATTCAGGGACCACTCAGTGATTCACAGACTCCTCAGTGATTCGGGGACGACTTAGTGATTCAGAGACTACTGGGTGATTCTGAGGCCATGGAGCGATTCACAGGCCATTCTGAGCTCAATGAGTTGACCCAGGTTTGATTTCCAAAAATAGCATTGTTGCCACCAAAAAAATACCTCAACATTCATAATGGAgacaaaatatgacaaaagtTCCAAAGATAACAATGATCCACGGTGAGGATTTTTCCACTGTCCAAGAAGCACACAGAAGAGCACACAGGCTATGTGATGTTATCATGTAACTACAAGCTCCACTCAACATTTCATTCAAAATAGCTTCAAAATCTTTTGAAGCTATTTCACTAagctataaaaatgtatttgagtaATGCCAGAATTGCTTCACATTGCAAATTAAAGTTTCACCATCAAAGACTTTGACGTCTCTAAGTTTAGTGTAAATTACACTTGTGGTGATATTAATATCCATGAGAATTATTAGTATATTTGTAATTTCTATTTTGCCAATTGCAGTGCCCTTTCCAGGAACTTTGTGCTAATCCACAAGCAGAAATCCAATCCTGTGCTTGCAATTTTGGATTCTATCCATGCTGGCTTTAGTGGGCTGAGATACAAATCCAAAGTAGGCAGGACATATAGGCTGTTGTCACTGTACAAATATACAATATAGCTAAATAGATCACTGAAACACTTTAgccatttcatttgtaagtaaATTGTTTTGCGAAAGGGTCtaatttctttaaatgtgtgaCATCTTTACATCCACCTGTTTTTAACGACACATGAGCGTTCAATGAAAATACTTCCTAATGTACTTGATGATTTAGACACCACTCAGTGATTCCACACTAAGCAAGCATGTCCCAAGACAGTGATCAACTCCAAACAGAAACACCTTAATCTTGATTCCAAAGACTTTTGAATCAATTTAAAAGTCAAAAGAGTTGGTTTATGATTTTGGAAAATACTCAATTTTTCCAGGATGAGATCATAGCTCTGAGACGACGGCTGGAGAAatctgagagggagaggaacgAGCTGAGACAGAGCACTGACATTCTGGAGACCAAGGTGGGTGAGAAGTATAGTTTTAGAAATGCAATTTTTAAAGTTTATGAGGATACTAAAAAAAATGATATAGTCAGTAACCACAGTACTGGTTGAGAATaaatgttggtgtgtgtccTCTAGGTGACGGCAATATCCTCTGAACTAAGCGATGAGCGTTTCCGTGGTGAAGCTGTCAGTCAGGCTTTGGatatagagagaggagagagactacGACTCACCAGAGAGAACAAGGAACTACAGGTAGAATCACAACAGCTCTCTATAACAGAAACAGTTCTGTAAGAGTTCTCTAACAGCACTATAAGAGTTATATACCAGCTTTATAAGAGTTCTATAACAGCTCTATTACAGTTCTCTAACAGCTTTATAACAGCTCTATAACAGTTCTATAACAACCCTAATACAGCTCTATAACAACCCTATAACAGCTCTATAACAGTTCTAACCCAGCTCTACAGCAATTGTCTAGTAAACTAGAACTTTAAGTATTGTGTGCCTAGCTACAGTATATCCTGTCAGATtttgtccctctttctctctatgtCTATCTCTTCCTCTTCACCCCTCTGTCAGGCTCGTCTGGACCAGTGTAAGGTCACCACAGAGATGCTGGAGAAACAGTTGGAGGAGGAGAAGCAGAAGGTCCAACGTGGAGTGTCCCATGTAGGGACAGGGACAGGTAAAAGCTGGGGGAGTACTATAGGTAATTGCCTTTTATTCTGATTAAACCTTAGGGGCGAAGCTCTCACACAGGCACAATGGGTTGACTGGACCAGCGGTTACTGCTGATCACTGTTGCCATGAGGCATCTGTCTGAATGAAGAATGAATGCCAGAACCACCACGTTTTGACTTTTATTCACACCAGAAAGGCAAACCCAGTCACACTGGGAACAGATCAAATATTTTCAGGGAAAACAAAGAGCTTCACACCTCTCTGTTTGAAAGTTGGGAGCCAAGTGTCCTGTTTACGCATGCGTACCACTGTTTTCTGGTCAATGTATAGCACAACTggtgtaaatgttttgtgtccACGAGAGATTAGTCAGCTAAGGGCTTTGGATTGACCTttcaaggaggaggagggaacaGCCGTGGGGATCTGAATGGAGGTTGTGTGGCTTAGAGTCATTGTGATtcttattcacacacacacacacacacactgacaccctgTATCGGTCCCACCATACAGAGAGTGAGATGGCGCTTCAGTTAGAGTGCTGCCAGACAGAGGTGGAATTTGTCAGGAGACGAGTCAAACAGACTGAAGAGAGACtggaggcagaaagacagacacgcCTAGAACTGGATGCCAAGGTAttgcccacacacacaatatacatAGGAatacacaagaacacacacacaggtttgttTTCTATCCTTGTAAGATAAAAAGAGGggactgtactgtactgtactgtactggacTGTTCAAATACTTCAATAATTACATGGGTGTTTGTTTTGAGTGGGGCTAGAGCAGAGCAGCGTGtgcatattttgaataaaatacaaaacaagttGAAAGTATGGAGCGGTATTTGGAGTGATCTGCCCAGCATTTTTAAGCTCAAAATGATGTAGGCAGGTTCTTGTTTTGTCAAACGGGGCTCCGACTCTCCCTGACTCAGCCCCACGCATCCCTTTGGTAGGTGGCGTCTCTACAAGCCCAGCTGGAGCAGTCTAAGAAGAGCACTACAGAGTTGAAGCGTCAGGTTCGTCGGGTCACATCTGACCTCCAGGATGCCCGTGTCCTCACCGACAGCCTTCAGGGTCGCGCTCACGAGCTGGACCGCAAAcagaggaggtgtgtgtgggttggtgtgtctgtaataTTATACATGAAGTCCTTGGCATGGgattcattgtgtgtgtttccaggtTTGACAGTGAGCTGACCCAAGCTTTAGAAGAGGCTGACAGAGAGCGAGAACTGAAGGACAAAGCTATCCACGAGAGCACTGTACTGAGATCAGAAATATACAGCCTAAAACGTACTCTGCAGGTACACTCTGCTCACGCTCTCACTTGAACAaccaaaatgtggagaaatatACAACTTTAACTtattgcgtgcgtgtgtgtgtgtgtttgtgtgcgtgcatgcgtacAGGGGAACCAGGCAGAGTTGGTCCATGTGCAGCAACAAAAGGAGGAGCTGTGTGCCCAAATCCGTGACCTCAGTGTGCCCTTTGACCTGGCCTCTGACTCGCTGCCTGACTTGAAGAAGCAACTCCGCCTCCTGGAAACCCAGACcaatgagagaggagaggagatcaCCAAGCTCACCACCCAGATTCAACAGGCGCAGCAGGTATGCGGATCATGTTCTCCCACTCACACATTACTGTTGACAACAGCCTGTAGGTTGAAAGCTGAAACTTAGTACACAATAATGCACAGTCAGTCAACACGTGACACAGACactacaaacacagagacacaacccACAGAGAGAGGCGCAACCCACATAGAGAGACACAACCCACATTGAGAGACACAA is drawn from Esox lucius isolate fEsoLuc1 chromosome 14, fEsoLuc1.pri, whole genome shotgun sequence and contains these coding sequences:
- the LOC105015222 gene encoding unconventional myosin-XVIIIb isoform X3; protein product: MALSSRLKLWEQKIKDTKEEPTSPPPPLSALPGGFLKQLVRETEKETKLKEPEVKEEKAPSKLSDNLVQQFLLPDQTPPILEAEMALRNELLVNGERGRHSNQSDMKTSSPRRILSPDLKSPPQGETPGPQKQDLTSGKLKQKQEVTSELLKRGQIARSGKEKVPNDAKKPRMDEKKDNQKEGKNEGVIEPRQEPEGKPADTAIAEHETKEVRDVWYEVGTVWYVHKEGYCLATQLKPDEGTPDLPAGLVRLRMETDGTLHDVMEHDIQKINPSELDLCEDLSDLQSVNECSVLYTLTSRAKASLPLTHAGPNLLNFWPPLNQQGKTPLSRRGDSVWDAPPALAALVRRVYISMVGTRRDQSVCAVGRSGTGKTTSCQAFTHTLLKQAGTAGDSVSVERIQAVFTILRSFGCVSSHHSDASSRFAMVFSLDFNHAGLVCAGHLQTMMLEKWRVCQKMEGESNFLIFSQMLAGLSTEMKTELQMNQLPEANSFGIVAPTKVEEKQRASVAFTKLLVAMETLGISANEQRAIWHVLAGIFHLGAAGSCKVGRRAFVSFDRAQVASSVLGCDGEELQTAVFKHHLRQLLQKATGGARERHAATDVEEGPRLTATQCVDGMASGLYEELFTAVVSLINRALSSQQLTLASVMVVDTPGFRNPRHSGEERAATWSELCHNYLQERLLDHFYTHTFTHTLDRYTQERVPVDFEPPESSPAEVVSAIDKPALQVRGAEGDPRGLLWVLDEEMVTPGSTEHVVLERVCQYYGSTVRQCEQPLQCEVSHLMGSDPVRYDLTGWFSLVQNNPSALNAISLLQNSSVGAVKALFGPRASVPPLCRGLGGVEGGSQRSLQRSGIVRKTFSGGMAAIRRHSHCISVKLQADALMNVIRRAKPVFLQCVGAKTESSGGGFDIPALRVQLHSTHILPALQLYRTGFPEHMPLSDFRCRFQALSPLVMKRYGSVFSTPDERKAVEELLVELDLDKKSIFLGASRMFTKRGVLKYLEQERDKLVSGWLVQLQASCMGHLARQQYRKMKVQQMAVRCIQNNIRALRGVAKWSWWKLLCRLRPLLDVNMDDQRLRAKEDEIIALRRRLEKSERERNELRQSTDILETKVTAISSELSDERFRGEAVSQALDIERGERLRLTRENKELQARLDQCKVTTEMLEKQLEEEKQKVQRGVSHVGTGTGKSWGSTIESEMALQLECCQTEVEFVRRRVKQTEERLEAERQTRLELDAKVASLQAQLEQSKKSTTELKRQVRRVTSDLQDARVLTDSLQGRAHELDRKQRRFDSELTQALEEADRERELKDKAIHESTVLRSEIYSLKRTLQGNQAELVHVQQQKEELCAQIRDLSVPFDLASDSLPDLKKQLRLLETQTNERGEEITKLTTQIQQAQQVHLRFEMEMERMKQIHLKELEDKEEELEDVHKSSQRRLRQLEMQLEQEYEEKQMVVHEKNDLEGLIATLCDQVGHRDFDVEKRLRRDLKRTHALLVDAQLLLSTIDHPGHSQAPGSNEHIEHLHCQLEESEARRAEVESVQKTLSMELENTQIELENICKLKSLLDEQVGQLQHEKSDLLKRLEEDQEDLNELMKKHKALIAQSSSDISQIRELQTELEEVKKERHRLQEELTASVARVQFLESSTVGRSIVSMQEARVCDLENKLEFQRGQVKRFEVLVLRLRDSVVRLGEELEQCAQTEARERENSQYYQQRLQDMRLEVEDLVQREQDSSRRCMELEMQVTELTAVRQTLQADLETSIRRIVDLQAALEEVESSEESDDESDSVSSVGSQSLGTEDVGEGIRHWLGVPRGGPRGGSPYGSSTISHQSGRQSVTDTMSTYSFRSCVDPDEEGSGPAGVVGNGGGSGPGRASSSALSELLEGLRKRRGGAETGEGSGSTISLPIYQTTGASTLRRRASALSLGPEDLQEPRSILKPPSPLLPRAASLRNMGQPQAPPAASGDSGAKRYSSTDSLSSLPSLPLLSSLTSPTVPRRRPPTICIPEEDDEEAIRTQRSPQLMRRRLLESVVSEGGGEGYLGSEPMVFQNRRLQGDNNRGDAASDILPAIRRAQSTSSLASSIRGGRRALSVHFGELPPSRSRMGSDSSSNSSGSGGSSQRGRAQPRRVGEPQGERLEAEGSEGGDVASVMKKYLKKSEDLQKSEVD